Proteins encoded together in one Kitasatospora albolonga window:
- a CDS encoding response regulator yields the protein MVQKAKILLVDDRPENLLALEAILSALDQTLVRASSGEEALKALLTDDFAVILLDVQMPGMDGFETAAHIKRRERTRDIPIIFLTAINHGPHHTFRGYAAGAVDYISKPFDPWVLRAKVSVFVELYMKNCKLREQAALLRLQLEGDGHTGGGHEKEPAGLLAELSARLAAVEEQAEALSKQLDDESADAAAVATAAHLERKLTGLRRALDALEPGTGGGTGVLPAQN from the coding sequence ATGGTGCAGAAGGCCAAGATCCTCCTGGTCGATGACCGGCCGGAGAATCTGCTGGCGCTGGAGGCCATCCTCTCTGCGCTCGATCAGACACTGGTCCGGGCATCGTCAGGGGAGGAGGCGCTCAAAGCGCTGCTCACGGACGACTTCGCGGTCATTCTGCTGGACGTCCAGATGCCGGGCATGGACGGTTTCGAGACCGCCGCCCACATCAAGCGGCGCGAGCGGACCCGGGACATCCCGATCATCTTCCTCACCGCGATCAACCACGGCCCGCACCACACCTTCCGGGGCTACGCGGCCGGCGCGGTGGACTACATCTCCAAGCCGTTCGACCCGTGGGTGCTGCGCGCCAAGGTCTCGGTCTTCGTCGAGCTGTACATGAAGAACTGCAAGCTCCGTGAGCAGGCCGCGCTCCTGCGGCTCCAGCTGGAGGGCGACGGCCACACGGGCGGCGGGCACGAGAAGGAGCCCGCCGGTCTGCTGGCCGAACTCTCCGCGCGGCTCGCGGCGGTCGAGGAGCAGGCGGAGGCGCTCTCCAAGCAGCTCGACGACGAGTCGGCGGACGCGGCGGCCGTCGCCACGGCGGCCCATCTCGAACGCAAGCTCACCGGTCTGCGCCGCGCGCTCGACGCGCTGGAGCCGGGCACGGGCGGCGGCACCGGGGTCCTGCCCGCGCAGAACTAG
- a CDS encoding damage-inducible protein CinA → MTAAARVLGRLGELGETLAVAESLTGGLVAAELTSVPGASRSFLGSVTAYATPLKGEILGVDTDLLTQRGAVDPEVARQMAAGVRRALGADWGISTTGVAGPEPQDGQPVGTVYVAVAGPSGVEKVSALRLNGSRADIRRESVRSALDLLVSELGGNARAQDTEQIGGN, encoded by the coding sequence GTGACAGCCGCTGCCCGGGTGCTGGGGCGGCTCGGTGAGCTCGGGGAGACGCTCGCCGTCGCCGAATCACTGACGGGCGGCCTGGTGGCGGCCGAACTGACTTCCGTACCCGGAGCCTCGCGGTCCTTCCTGGGCTCGGTGACGGCGTATGCCACGCCCCTCAAGGGAGAGATCCTGGGCGTGGACACGGACCTCCTGACGCAGCGCGGCGCGGTCGATCCCGAGGTCGCGCGGCAGATGGCGGCCGGTGTGCGGCGCGCGCTCGGCGCGGACTGGGGCATCTCCACGACCGGCGTCGCGGGCCCGGAACCGCAGGACGGACAGCCCGTCGGAACGGTCTACGTTGCCGTTGCGGGACCTTCCGGCGTCGAGAAAGTGTCCGCACTGCGGTTGAATGGTTCGAGGGCGGACATCCGTAGAGAGAGTGTACGAAGCGCCCTCGATCTGCTCGTGAGCGAACTCGGTGGAAATGCGCGGGCACAGGATACGGAACAGATCGGGGGGAATTGA
- a CDS encoding CDP-diacylglycerol--glycerol-3-phosphate 3-phosphatidyltransferase yields MTGVPAAATGGPGAKPVRGGKLGTAAVNQASLWNIANILTMVRLLLVPGFVLLLFHNGGYDPAWRSFAWAAFAIAMITDLFDGHLARTYNLVTDFGKIADPIADKAIMGAALISLSILGDLPWWITGVILARELGITLMRFWVIRHAVIPASRGGKLKTLAQGTAAGMYVLMLTGPLATLRFWVMMVAVVLTVVTGLDYVRQAVVLRRRSLAAERAAVGRTTEALQEAAGSPGAAGGSGAGGASGVAGGAAGGVSSGVGGAAGGSGVGVTDADAGVTGVGVTGATAGLPGGPAPTGPAVSARDGAEAER; encoded by the coding sequence ATGACGGGAGTCCCGGCAGCCGCGACAGGCGGTCCCGGCGCGAAGCCGGTCCGCGGCGGCAAGCTGGGCACCGCGGCCGTCAACCAGGCCAGCCTGTGGAACATCGCGAACATCCTGACCATGGTGCGGCTGCTGCTCGTGCCCGGCTTCGTCCTGCTGCTGTTCCACAACGGCGGGTACGACCCGGCCTGGCGCTCCTTCGCCTGGGCGGCCTTCGCCATCGCCATGATCACCGACCTCTTCGACGGTCATCTGGCCCGGACGTACAACCTGGTCACGGACTTCGGGAAGATCGCCGACCCGATCGCCGACAAAGCGATCATGGGTGCCGCGCTGATCTCCCTGTCGATTCTGGGCGATCTCCCGTGGTGGATCACCGGGGTGATCCTCGCCCGTGAGCTGGGCATCACGCTGATGCGGTTCTGGGTGATCCGGCACGCGGTGATCCCGGCCAGCCGGGGCGGAAAGCTGAAGACCCTGGCCCAGGGCACGGCGGCCGGAATGTACGTCCTGATGCTCACGGGGCCGCTGGCCACCCTGCGGTTCTGGGTGATGATGGTGGCCGTCGTCCTGACGGTCGTGACCGGGCTCGACTACGTACGCCAGGCCGTCGTCCTGAGGCGCAGGAGCCTCGCCGCCGAGCGCGCGGCGGTGGGCCGGACCACGGAGGCGCTCCAGGAGGCGGCGGGGTCGCCCGGGGCGGCTGGTGGTTCCGGGGCCGGTGGTGCTTCCGGTGTTGCCGGTGGTGCCGCTGGAGGGGTTTCCTCCGGTGTGGGTGGTGCTGCTGGTGGGTCCGGTGTCGGTGTTACGGATGCTGATGCCGGTGTCACGGGTGTGGGGGTTACGGGGGCGACCGCGGGTCTCCCCGGAGGTCCGGCGCCGACGGGGCCGGCCGTGAGTGCGCGCGACGGCGCGGAGGCCGAGCGGTGA
- a CDS encoding transcriptional regulator, with product MILLRRLLGDVLRRQRQRQGRTLREVSSSARVSLGYLSEVERGQKEASSELLSAICDALDVRMSELMREVSDELSLAELAESAAASDPVPVPVRPMLNSVSVSSVAGVPSGRVTIKAPAEAVDVVAA from the coding sequence ATGATTCTGCTCCGTCGCCTGTTGGGTGACGTGCTGCGTCGGCAGCGCCAGCGCCAAGGCCGTACTCTGCGCGAAGTCTCCTCGTCCGCCCGGGTCTCGCTCGGTTATCTGTCCGAGGTGGAGCGGGGGCAGAAGGAGGCATCCTCCGAGCTGCTCTCCGCGATTTGCGACGCGCTTGACGTACGGATGTCCGAGCTCATGCGGGAAGTGAGCGACGAGCTCTCGCTCGCTGAGCTGGCCGAGTCGGCAGCTGCCAGTGATCCGGTCCCAGTACCGGTTCGTCCCATGCTCAATTCCGTCTCCGTCTCGTCGGTCGCAGGAGTGCCGTCGGGACGGGTGACCATCAAGGCGCCCGCGGAAGCGGTGGACGTCGTCGCCGCCTGA
- a CDS encoding ribosomal protein S12 methylthiotransferase RimO, translating to MPERRTVALVTLGCARNEVDSEELAGRLAADGWDLVEDASDADVAVVNTCGFVEAAKKDSVDALLEANDLKDHGRTQAVVAVGCMAERYGKDLAEALPEADGVLGFDDYADISDRLQTILNGGIHASHTPRDRRKLLPISPAERQSAAVSLPGHAQEAPAPAPADLPEGVAPVSGPRAPLRRRLGTSPVASVKLASGCDRRCSFCAIPSFRGSFISRRPSDVLQETRWLAEQGVKEVMLVSENNTSYGKDLGDIRLLETLLPELADVDGIERVRVSYLQPAEMRPGLIDVLTSTPKVAPYFDLSFQHSAPGVLRAMRRFGDTDRFLELLDTIRSKAPEAGARSNFIVGFPGETEADLAELERFLTGARLDAIGVFGYSDEEGTEALGYENKLDADTIAERLAHISQLAEELTSQRAEERVGETLQVLVESVESDEDGEVAIGRAAHQAPETDGQVVFTTREGLVPGRMVEAKAVGTEGVDLVAEHHELAEAAR from the coding sequence ATGCCCGAACGCCGTACCGTCGCCCTTGTCACTCTTGGCTGCGCCCGTAACGAGGTGGACTCGGAGGAGCTTGCAGGCCGCTTGGCAGCGGACGGCTGGGACCTCGTCGAGGATGCCTCCGACGCGGATGTCGCAGTCGTCAACACCTGTGGGTTCGTCGAAGCCGCCAAGAAGGACTCCGTCGACGCCCTGCTCGAAGCCAATGATCTCAAGGACCACGGCCGCACCCAGGCCGTGGTCGCCGTCGGCTGCATGGCCGAGCGCTACGGCAAGGACCTCGCCGAGGCCCTGCCGGAGGCGGACGGCGTCCTCGGGTTCGACGACTACGCCGACATCTCCGACCGGCTCCAGACCATCCTCAACGGCGGCATCCACGCCTCGCACACCCCGCGCGACCGCCGCAAGCTGCTGCCGATCAGCCCCGCCGAGCGCCAGTCCGCCGCCGTCTCCCTGCCGGGCCACGCCCAGGAGGCGCCCGCACCGGCCCCCGCGGACCTGCCGGAAGGCGTCGCCCCGGTCTCCGGACCGCGTGCCCCGCTGCGCCGCAGGCTCGGCACCAGCCCCGTCGCGTCGGTCAAGCTCGCCTCCGGCTGCGACCGCCGCTGCTCCTTCTGCGCCATCCCCTCCTTCCGCGGCTCCTTCATCTCCCGCCGCCCCTCGGACGTGCTCCAGGAGACCCGCTGGCTGGCCGAGCAGGGCGTCAAGGAGGTCATGCTCGTCTCCGAGAACAACACCTCCTACGGCAAGGACCTCGGCGACATCCGCCTGCTGGAGACCCTGCTGCCCGAGCTGGCCGACGTGGACGGCATCGAGCGCGTCCGCGTCAGCTACCTCCAGCCCGCCGAGATGCGCCCCGGCCTCATCGACGTCCTCACCTCGACGCCGAAGGTCGCCCCGTACTTCGACCTCTCCTTCCAGCACTCCGCCCCCGGCGTGCTGCGCGCGATGCGCCGCTTCGGTGACACCGACCGCTTCCTGGAGCTGCTGGACACCATCCGGAGCAAGGCCCCCGAGGCCGGCGCGCGCTCCAACTTCATCGTCGGCTTCCCCGGCGAGACCGAGGCCGACCTCGCCGAGCTGGAACGCTTCCTCACCGGCGCCCGCCTCGACGCCATCGGCGTCTTCGGCTACTCCGACGAGGAGGGCACCGAGGCCCTCGGCTACGAGAACAAGCTCGACGCCGACACCATCGCCGAGCGCCTCGCCCACATCTCCCAGCTGGCCGAGGAGCTGACCTCGCAGCGCGCCGAGGAGCGCGTCGGGGAGACCCTCCAGGTGCTCGTGGAGTCCGTCGAGTCGGACGAGGACGGCGAGGTCGCGATCGGCCGCGCCGCACACCAGGCCCCCGAAACGGACGGCCAGGTGGTCTTCACCACACGCGAGGGACTCGTGCCGGGCCGTATGGTCGAGGCAAAGGCAGTGGGCACCGAGGGCGTGGACCTGGTGGCCGAACACCACGAGCTTGCGGAGGCAGCCAGATGA
- a CDS encoding cell division protein FtsK: MASRTSGKGSQGTAGTAKRVGRTPGPAKKAAPAKKTAPKKSSAPAKRAPAKKAAAKRPAPKPAPSPTNGVYRLVRAIWLGTAHGVGAVFRSIGRGAKGLDPAHRKDGLALLLLGLALIVAAGTWSNLQGPVGDLVEMLVTGAFGRLDLLVPILLGAMAVRLILYPERPEANGRIVIGLSALVVGVLGQVHIACGSPGREDGTEAMQDAGGLIGWAASKPLVFMTGEVLAVPLLVLLTVFGLLVVTATPVNAIPRRLRQLGVRLGIVEPAYEPAEAYEDDDERYDEQWREALPAGTRRGSARRQAPDTDAVYDHDSAEAEALTKRRRPRRPAAQPVMNRPLDAVDVAAAAAAALDGAVLNGMPPSPVVADLTQGVSVDRDRERTGTPVPGAREPGRDSGVGKDRETGRAGAAAATVPGDPAGVPDLTRAVPDLTKPVPERTGDLPARAEQLQLSGDITYALPSLDLLERGGPGKSRSAANDAVVASLTNVFSEFKVDAVVTGFTRGPTVTRYEIELGPAVKVEKITALAKNIAYAVASPDVRIISPIPGKSAVGIEIPNSDREMVNLGDVLRLADAAEDDHPMLVALGKNVEGGYEMANLAKMPHVLVAGATGSGKSSCINCLITSIMVRATPEDVRMVLVDPKRVELTAYEGIPHLITPIITNPKKAAEALQWVVREMDLRYDDLAAFGYRHIDDFNHAVRTGKLKTPEGSERELSPYPYLLVIVDELADLMMVAPRDVEDSIVRITQLARAAGIHLVLATQRPSVDVVTGLIKANVPSRLAFATSSLADSRVILDQPGAEKLIGKGDGLFLPMGANKPTRMQGAFVTEDEVAAVVQHCKDQMAPVFRDDVVVGTKQKKEIDEDIGDDLDLLCQAAELVVSTQFGSTSMLQRKLRVGFAKAGRLMDLMESRNIVGPSEGSKARDVMVKPDELDGVLAVIRGESAPQG, encoded by the coding sequence ATGGCCTCACGTACGTCCGGCAAGGGTTCCCAGGGCACGGCGGGCACCGCGAAGCGCGTCGGCCGTACTCCGGGTCCGGCGAAGAAAGCCGCGCCCGCCAAGAAGACCGCCCCGAAGAAGTCGAGCGCGCCCGCGAAGAGGGCCCCCGCGAAGAAGGCGGCGGCCAAGCGGCCCGCGCCCAAGCCCGCACCGTCCCCCACCAACGGCGTCTACCGGCTGGTGCGCGCGATCTGGCTGGGCACGGCCCACGGCGTCGGTGCGGTGTTCCGCTCCATAGGGCGCGGTGCGAAGGGACTTGACCCCGCCCACCGCAAGGACGGCCTCGCGCTCCTGCTCCTCGGCCTCGCGCTGATCGTGGCCGCCGGCACCTGGTCCAACCTCCAGGGGCCGGTCGGCGACCTGGTGGAGATGCTGGTGACCGGGGCGTTCGGCCGGCTCGATCTGCTCGTGCCGATACTGCTCGGCGCGATGGCCGTCCGGCTGATCCTGTATCCGGAGCGGCCCGAGGCCAACGGCCGGATCGTCATCGGGCTCTCCGCCCTGGTCGTCGGCGTCCTCGGACAGGTCCACATCGCCTGCGGTTCGCCGGGCCGCGAGGACGGCACCGAGGCCATGCAGGACGCGGGCGGGCTGATCGGCTGGGCCGCGTCCAAGCCGCTGGTCTTCATGACGGGCGAGGTGCTGGCCGTACCCCTGCTGGTGCTGCTCACCGTCTTCGGGCTGCTCGTCGTCACCGCGACCCCCGTCAACGCCATCCCGCGCCGACTGCGGCAGCTCGGCGTCCGCCTCGGCATCGTGGAACCGGCGTACGAGCCCGCCGAGGCGTACGAGGACGACGACGAGCGCTACGACGAGCAGTGGCGCGAGGCGCTGCCCGCCGGGACGCGGCGCGGTTCCGCACGCCGTCAGGCCCCGGACACCGACGCCGTGTACGACCACGACAGCGCCGAGGCGGAGGCCCTCACCAAGCGCCGGAGGCCCCGCCGCCCCGCCGCGCAGCCCGTCATGAACCGCCCCCTGGACGCCGTGGACGTCGCCGCGGCGGCGGCAGCCGCGCTCGACGGGGCCGTACTCAACGGGATGCCGCCCTCCCCGGTCGTCGCCGACCTCACCCAGGGCGTCTCGGTGGACCGGGACCGCGAACGGACCGGCACGCCCGTGCCCGGGGCCCGGGAGCCGGGCCGGGACAGCGGCGTCGGCAAGGACCGGGAGACCGGCCGGGCGGGGGCCGCTGCCGCCACCGTGCCCGGTGACCCCGCTGGCGTACCCGATCTGACCAGAGCCGTACCCGATCTGACCAAGCCCGTGCCCGAGCGGACCGGGGACCTGCCCGCCCGCGCCGAGCAGCTCCAGCTCTCCGGCGACATCACGTACGCGCTGCCCTCGCTCGACCTGCTGGAGCGCGGCGGGCCCGGCAAGAGCCGCAGCGCCGCCAACGACGCCGTCGTCGCCTCGCTCACCAACGTCTTCTCCGAGTTCAAGGTCGACGCCGTCGTCACCGGCTTCACCCGGGGCCCGACGGTCACCCGGTACGAGATCGAGCTCGGCCCCGCCGTGAAGGTCGAGAAGATCACGGCGCTCGCCAAGAACATCGCGTACGCCGTCGCCAGCCCCGACGTACGGATCATCTCGCCGATCCCGGGGAAGTCCGCCGTCGGCATCGAGATCCCCAACTCCGACCGGGAGATGGTCAACCTCGGTGACGTCCTGCGCCTCGCGGACGCGGCCGAGGACGACCACCCCATGCTCGTGGCGCTCGGCAAGAACGTCGAGGGCGGCTACGAGATGGCCAACCTGGCGAAGATGCCGCACGTCCTGGTGGCCGGTGCGACCGGCTCCGGGAAGTCCTCCTGCATCAACTGCCTGATCACCTCGATCATGGTGCGGGCCACCCCGGAGGACGTCCGGATGGTCCTGGTCGACCCCAAGCGCGTCGAGCTCACCGCGTACGAGGGCATCCCGCACCTGATCACCCCGATCATCACCAACCCCAAGAAGGCCGCCGAGGCGCTCCAGTGGGTCGTGCGGGAGATGGACCTGCGCTACGACGACCTGGCCGCCTTCGGCTACCGGCACATCGACGACTTCAACCACGCCGTGCGCACCGGCAAGCTCAAGACGCCCGAGGGCAGCGAGCGGGAGCTCTCCCCGTACCCGTATCTCCTGGTGATCGTCGACGAGCTGGCCGACCTCATGATGGTCGCCCCGCGTGATGTGGAGGACTCGATCGTCCGCATCACCCAGCTGGCCCGCGCCGCCGGAATCCACCTGGTGCTCGCCACCCAGCGTCCCTCGGTCGACGTGGTGACCGGCCTCATCAAGGCGAACGTGCCCTCCCGGCTCGCCTTCGCCACCTCCTCCCTCGCCGACAGCCGGGTCATCCTCGACCAGCCCGGCGCCGAGAAGCTCATCGGCAAGGGCGACGGCCTCTTCCTCCCGATGGGCGCCAACAAGCCCACCCGTATGCAGGGCGCCTTCGTCACCGAGGACGAGGTCGCGGCCGTCGTCCAGCACTGCAAGGACCAGATGGCCCCGGTCTTCCGGGACGACGTCGTGGTCGGTACGAAGCAGAAGAAGGAGATCGACGAGGACATCGGCGACGACCTCGACCTGCTCTGCCAGGCCGCCGAGCTGGTCGTCTCCACCCAGTTCGGGTCGACCTCGATGCTCCAGCGCAAGCTGCGCGTCGGCTTCGCGAAGGCGGGGCGGCTGATGGACCTCATGGAGTCCCGGAACATCGTCGGACCCAGCGAGGGGTCCAAGGCGCGCGACGTCATGGTGAAACCGGACGAGCTCGACGGGGTGTTGGCCGTCATCCGCGGGGAATCCGCACCGCAGGGGTGA